A single genomic interval of Streptomyces showdoensis harbors:
- a CDS encoding SRPBCC family protein: protein MDWCRYRFRSVWRLAAPPDAVYAVLERAEEYPRWWPQVREVVPLDGRTGTARFRSLLPYDLVVTARARRRDPGARVLEVVLSGDLAGWARWTLAPDGAGTRALYEQEVEVRARLMRALAVPGRPVFRANHALMMRGGRRGLAALLRAV from the coding sequence ATGGACTGGTGCCGCTACCGCTTCCGCAGCGTCTGGCGCCTCGCCGCCCCGCCCGACGCGGTCTACGCCGTGCTCGAACGCGCCGAGGAGTACCCCCGCTGGTGGCCCCAGGTCCGCGAGGTCGTCCCGCTCGACGGGCGCACCGGCACCGCCCGCTTCCGCTCGCTCCTCCCGTACGACCTCGTCGTCACCGCCCGGGCCCGGCGCCGCGACCCCGGCGCGCGGGTCCTGGAGGTCGTACTGAGCGGGGACCTGGCCGGCTGGGCCCGCTGGACCCTCGCCCCGGACGGGGCCGGCACCCGCGCCCTCTACGAGCAGGAGGTCGAGGTCCGCGCCCGGTTGATGCGCGCGCTCGCCGTCCCCGGGCGGCCCGTGTTCCGCGCCAACCACGCCCTGATGATGCGCGGCGGACGACGCGGGCTGGCGGCCCTGCTGCGCGCGGTTTGA
- a CDS encoding 3'-5' exonuclease, whose protein sequence is MTTHWYEGPLAAFDTETTGVDVEEDRIVSAALVVQDASGMRPRVTRWLVNPGIPVPAEATAVHGLTDDHLQRNGRWPSPVVEELARAIAEQSAAGRPLVVMNAPFDLTILDRELRRHRASSLGTYMDGVPLCVLDPRVLDKHLDRYRKGRRTLTDLCEQYGVVLDGAHDAAADASAALEVVRSVGRRFASRLERLSPSELHTLQAVWHAAQARGLQAWFARQGTPEAVDPAWPLRPELRTAA, encoded by the coding sequence ATGACGACGCACTGGTACGAAGGGCCCCTGGCCGCATTCGACACGGAGACCACGGGAGTCGACGTCGAGGAGGACCGGATCGTGTCCGCCGCCCTCGTCGTCCAGGACGCCTCGGGGATGCGGCCACGGGTGACACGCTGGCTGGTCAACCCCGGCATCCCGGTGCCGGCCGAGGCCACCGCCGTACACGGACTGACGGACGATCACCTCCAGCGGAACGGGCGCTGGCCCTCGCCCGTGGTCGAGGAGCTGGCCCGGGCGATAGCCGAGCAGAGCGCGGCGGGGCGGCCGCTGGTGGTGATGAACGCGCCCTTCGACCTGACGATCCTGGACCGCGAGCTGCGCCGGCACCGCGCCTCCTCGCTGGGCACCTACATGGACGGCGTCCCGCTGTGCGTGCTCGACCCCCGGGTCCTGGACAAGCACCTGGACCGGTACCGCAAGGGCCGCCGGACCCTGACGGACCTGTGCGAGCAGTACGGGGTGGTGCTGGACGGCGCCCACGACGCGGCGGCGGACGCCTCGGCCGCGCTCGAGGTCGTGCGGTCGGTGGGCCGCCGCTTCGCCTCCCGGCTCGAACGCCTCTCGCCGTCGGAGCTGCACACGCTGCAGGCGGTGTGGCACGCGGCGCAGGCGCGCGGGCTGCAGGCCTGGTTCGCCCGGCAGGGCACCCCGGAGGCGGTGGACCCGGCGTGGCCGCTGCGTCCGGAGCTGAGGACGGCGGCCTAG
- a CDS encoding DUF4365 domain-containing protein has product MAIAQPEWGGPPPQRAAPLRGSLATTACMETLQVGYLHAVAAAAGCSLSQPFPDNGIDWHVSHGAPGHTVDDEVTIKVQLKCTYQLPPRTPGASASSFSFTLDNEHLVKLARTPVAVHKILVVMLVPRDREDWLRAGHDRLDLRHCCYWINLAGHPVTGRRRTTVRIPTARIFDDRALCEIMARVGVGGRP; this is encoded by the coding sequence ATGGCGATCGCCCAGCCCGAATGGGGAGGGCCGCCGCCCCAGCGGGCGGCACCGCTGCGCGGCTCGCTCGCCACCACCGCCTGCATGGAGACCCTCCAGGTGGGGTACCTCCACGCGGTCGCGGCGGCGGCGGGCTGCTCGCTGTCGCAGCCGTTCCCGGACAACGGCATCGACTGGCACGTCAGCCACGGTGCCCCCGGGCACACGGTCGACGACGAAGTGACCATCAAGGTGCAGCTGAAGTGCACCTACCAACTGCCGCCGCGCACGCCCGGGGCCTCGGCGTCCTCGTTCTCGTTCACCCTCGACAACGAGCACCTGGTGAAGCTCGCGCGCACGCCGGTGGCCGTGCACAAGATCCTGGTCGTGATGCTGGTGCCGCGGGACCGGGAGGACTGGCTGCGGGCCGGCCACGACCGGCTGGACCTGCGGCACTGCTGCTACTGGATCAACCTGGCCGGCCACCCGGTCACGGGACGGCGCAGGACCACCGTCCGCATTCCGACGGCACGGATCTTCGACGACCGGGCGCTCTGCGAGATCATGGCCCGGGTCGGCGTGGGAGGGAGACCTTGA